In one window of Frigoriglobus tundricola DNA:
- a CDS encoding phosphatidylinositol-specific phospholipase C/glycerophosphodiester phosphodiesterase family protein, which translates to MIERLFLSLAALLVAGALRADGPKKPLPRAFAHNDYEHERPLLDALDCGFCSVEADIWLVKGQLLVAHTPVAWNKDRTLEKLYLDPLRARAKANGGKIYNGGGAFYLMIDVKTEAKDTYAALAKVLEGYADVLTVTREGKVEPKAVTVVISGNRDPKSLADQKVRYAALDGRPSDLDGDAPATLVPWVSTGWDALFEWTGTGAMPEGERKALRELVARAHKQGRKVRFWAAPEKVEVWKELLAADVDFLNTDKLKELEAFLRGGEEKK; encoded by the coding sequence ATGATCGAACGCCTCTTTCTGTCACTCGCGGCGCTCCTCGTCGCCGGAGCGCTCCGGGCCGACGGGCCGAAGAAACCGTTGCCCCGGGCGTTCGCGCACAACGACTACGAACACGAGCGCCCGCTTCTCGACGCGCTCGATTGCGGCTTTTGCAGCGTGGAGGCCGACATCTGGCTCGTGAAGGGGCAGCTCCTCGTGGCGCACACGCCCGTCGCGTGGAACAAGGACCGCACGCTGGAGAAGCTGTACCTCGATCCGCTCCGTGCCCGTGCGAAGGCCAACGGCGGCAAGATCTATAACGGCGGCGGCGCCTTTTACCTGATGATCGACGTGAAGACCGAGGCGAAGGACACCTACGCGGCGCTCGCGAAGGTGCTGGAGGGCTACGCGGACGTCCTCACCGTCACCCGCGAGGGGAAGGTCGAGCCGAAAGCGGTCACGGTCGTCATCAGCGGGAACCGCGACCCGAAATCACTCGCCGATCAGAAGGTGCGCTACGCTGCCCTCGACGGCCGCCCCTCCGATCTCGACGGCGACGCGCCCGCGACCCTGGTGCCGTGGGTGAGCACCGGATGGGACGCGCTGTTCGAGTGGACCGGCACGGGCGCGATGCCCGAGGGCGAGCGGAAGGCGCTGCGCGAACTCGTCGCGAGGGCGCACAAGCAGGGCCGGAAGGTGCGGTTCTGGGCGGCGCCGGAGAAGGTCGAAGTGTGGAAGGAACTGCTCGCCGCGGACGTGGACTTTCTCAACACCGACAAGCTGAAAGAACTGGAGGCGTTCTTGCGAGGGGGAGAAGAGAAGAAGTAG
- a CDS encoding DEAD/DEAH box helicase — protein sequence MREARLLNDAPWVRSLGRLDLSVTTEGWKFPAPPAEYTPPPRPATEPQAGRHVVKLPAPALPDQEAAKARIRSKPTADTVLFKDRLLYLLQPPLDGLFDGRQLEVPFAPFPYQLEGIAFLMPRHGAMLADEMGLGKTCQAILALRLLFHQGQIKQALVVCPKPLVHNWSRELKMWAPDIPFETFEGDPDARRSTWFVSNCPLKLINYETLTRDIDLASDARVYFDVVVLDEAQRIKNKDSKTAQAVRALKRGRSWALTGTPIENHPDDLVNIFSFVDENRIPSGTPPRQLPRYTSDSILRRTKDIVMTDMPPKTIRDLEVDLTPAQRAAYLRAEEDGVVHLNELGETVTIQHVFQLVMKLKQICNFDPATGESAKMERLLTDMEEVAESGRKAIVFSQWVEPLEVLAKALERYGALQYHGKIPQQLRTPILDRFKADPHAHVLLMSYGTGSVGLNLQFTNYVFLFDRWWNPAIEDQAINRAHRLGQKHPVTVTRFLSGDTIERRIADILEVKRQLFNDLIAQSDKPESRGLTEDEIFGLFDIKARPKREKH from the coding sequence GTGCGGGAGGCGCGCCTGCTGAACGACGCGCCGTGGGTCCGGTCGCTCGGTCGGCTGGACCTGAGCGTCACCACCGAGGGGTGGAAGTTCCCGGCGCCGCCGGCGGAATACACTCCGCCCCCGCGCCCCGCGACCGAGCCCCAGGCCGGGCGCCACGTGGTGAAGCTGCCCGCCCCCGCCCTGCCCGATCAGGAGGCCGCGAAGGCGCGCATCCGCTCGAAGCCGACCGCGGACACCGTTCTCTTCAAGGACCGCCTGCTGTACCTGCTGCAACCGCCGCTCGACGGCCTGTTCGACGGGCGCCAGCTCGAGGTTCCGTTCGCGCCGTTCCCGTACCAGCTCGAAGGCATCGCGTTCCTCATGCCGCGGCACGGCGCCATGCTCGCCGACGAGATGGGGCTCGGGAAGACCTGCCAGGCGATTCTGGCGCTGCGCCTGCTGTTCCACCAGGGGCAGATCAAACAGGCGCTCGTGGTGTGCCCGAAGCCGCTCGTCCACAACTGGTCGCGCGAACTGAAAATGTGGGCGCCGGACATCCCCTTCGAGACGTTCGAGGGCGACCCGGACGCCCGGCGGAGCACGTGGTTCGTCTCCAACTGCCCGCTCAAGCTCATCAACTACGAGACGCTCACCCGCGACATCGACCTCGCGAGCGACGCGCGCGTCTATTTCGATGTGGTGGTGCTGGACGAGGCCCAGCGGATCAAGAACAAGGACTCGAAGACCGCCCAGGCGGTCCGGGCGCTCAAGCGCGGCCGCAGTTGGGCGCTCACCGGCACGCCGATCGAGAACCACCCGGACGACCTCGTGAACATCTTCTCGTTCGTGGACGAGAACCGCATCCCGAGCGGCACCCCGCCGCGGCAGCTCCCGCGGTACACGTCCGACAGCATCCTCCGGCGCACGAAAGACATCGTGATGACGGACATGCCGCCGAAGACGATCCGCGACCTCGAAGTGGACCTCACCCCGGCGCAGCGCGCGGCCTACCTGCGCGCCGAGGAGGACGGTGTCGTCCACCTGAACGAACTGGGCGAGACCGTCACCATCCAGCACGTGTTCCAACTGGTAATGAAGCTGAAGCAGATCTGCAACTTCGACCCGGCGACCGGTGAGAGCGCCAAAATGGAGCGCCTGCTCACCGACATGGAGGAGGTGGCGGAGAGCGGGCGCAAGGCGATCGTGTTCTCGCAGTGGGTGGAACCGCTCGAGGTGCTCGCCAAGGCGCTGGAACGCTACGGGGCGCTCCAGTACCACGGCAAGATCCCGCAACAACTGCGAACGCCGATCCTCGACCGGTTCAAGGCCGATCCGCACGCGCACGTGCTCCTCATGAGCTACGGCACGGGCAGCGTGGGGCTGAACCTCCAGTTCACGAACTACGTGTTCCTGTTCGACCGCTGGTGGAACCCGGCCATCGAGGACCAGGCCATCAACCGCGCCCACCGGCTCGGCCAGAAGCACCCGGTCACGGTCACCCGGTTCCTCTCCGGCGACACCATCGAGCGGCGGATCGCGGACATCCTCGAAGTGAAGCGGCAACTGTTCAACGACCTGATCGCGCAGTCGGACAAGCCCGAGTCCCGCGGCCTCACCGAGGACGAGATCTTCGGCCTGTTCGACATCAAGGCCCGCCCCAAACGCGAGAAGCACTGA